GCAATCTCGAGGTTAAAGTCGCGACCGATCACGGCGGCGGCAACGAGTAGTTCACGCGTGTTGGTGGATAAGCGAGACAAGCGGTCAACCAAAACTTGGCTTGCATTGTCAGCCGTCTGGAACGAAGCGAGTTTTTCGCTGTCGATTTCCCATGCGTTGCCGTTGCCATTGACGCGTAATGCATTGGATTCAACCATGCCGCGAAGAACCGCGGAAGCCATGAAGGGGCTACCGCCAGCGAACCGTTGAACGACTTCAATGGCTTGCTTGGGAAGCTGTCCCGCCATGGATTCTGCTAACTGCTTGACCGCGTGGTTGTCCAGCGGATTCAGGTTCAATTCGGTGGAGAGTTTGAGTTCGGTTCGCAGTTGTTCGCTGATTCCCTCGTCTGGCCGACTGACGACCAAGAGGAAGCAATGCTTCGAGTCGTGTTCGCAGATGTCGGTCAAGATTCTTGCCGACTGGTCGTCCATCCATTGACAGTCGTCCAGGGTGATTGCGACTCCGCGTTCCGGCGTTCCTAATCCAATCACCAAGGCTCGGAAGGCTGACACGATCCGGCCACGCCCCAGTTCTTCGGGACCCAGGAGCTGTTGGTTTTCCCAACCAAAGGCCTTCGCCAATTGCGGCATCGCCGTGGTCACTTCTTGGCGATAGTCTTCCATGCGTCGTTTGGTCGTGGCCAACAGGTTGGAATCCGTTGCCAGAACCTTGACCAGTTGATCAATCGCTTGTAGCCAAATCGCGCTGGGCTGTTGAGCGGCTCGTTGGATCGCACGCCCATGTAGGACCAAGAAGCGTTTTCGAGAGGCGATGCGTGTTAGTTCATTGACGATCCTTGTCTTACCCATCCCTGACTCGCTACGCAGCAGCACTTTCTGGTAGCCGCCTGTGTGCACTTCGTCCAAGGAGTCTTCGAGTTGTTTTAGTTGTGCGTCTCTTCCGACTAAGGCGGGGTCCATGACATCCACACGGTGATCGGCCGCGCCAACGACAAAGTCCGTTAGTACGGATTCGTCGTCGAAGGATTGCAGGATCTGATTGACGTCATGTAATGCCGCGCTGGCGCTTTGGTAACGGTCGCGAGGTTCCTTGCGAACGAGTTTGTCAATCAACTCGATTACGCAGCGAGGTGTCTCGCTGGGGTATCGCTTCGCGTCCGGTTCTGAAGTCAGGTGCTGGTGAAGCAACTCACTGACATCACCGTCGAATGCGGGTGCACCGGTTAGCGTCGCGTAAAGGATATGCCCGATTGAATACAGGTCGGAGGTTTCGCCGATGTCATGGTCGAGAATTCCAAGCAGTTCTGGTGAAGCAAAGGATGCACACTCACGAGCGAGGTGATCATTCTTACCAAACAACTCGGGACACCAAAGTGGAGAGTATCCACAAATGACGGCCTGGCCATCCGGTTTCACAATGATGTTGGATGGGCGGATGTCGCGATGGATGCAGCCGACCGCGTGAACATGCTGAATCGCGGTGATCAGATCGCTGGCAATCTCCATTGCTCGCCGCGCAGGCAATGCCGCCGACATGAAGAGAGAGACCAGTGGCGTCCCCTGCACATACGGGTAGACCACTCGCAGCTTCTTTTCGCCAACTTGGAAGTCGATGGGGCTCGAGTAGCTGTCGCACTGGATCGTTGAAGCGAGCCGAGCTTCCGTCTTGAATCGTTGGCAATCACTACTCTGAAAGTAGGTTTTGGGAACCTGCCGGATCACAACCTTGCGATTGTCGACGGAGTCTTCCGCCAAGATGCAAGAGACGACGGACGTGCCTGAAAGTTCCTCGAGGACGCGATAGCGTACCGGGCAATGAGTTTCGCGGTCGTGTGAAGAATCGGAACTCACTCGTGCCCCTGTCGCAATGCTTTTCTAGCCAAGATGGAACTAGGATGCATGGGACCTCGGGGCAGGGGTCACATTCACCTATGGGCAGCACCTATCGCTAATTGCGATTCTAAGAAGTAGTGCCCAAAGAAATGTAGCGCGCTCTGGTGTGCGCCTCTTCGGGAAAGCAACGGTTTCGAACAAGGCACGCCTGAAAGGATGCCTATTTTGCGTCTCGTTCCGATTGCAATTGCTACTACTCGTCCAAGCAGCCTACTCGGGACAGCTTATGTCTCCTGGAATAACGACGCGCAAACACTACTAGGTAACTAGAACATGCTTTATCCGTAGCTGCGATGTAAAAGATGCGAAATTTGAGCACCGCCGTTTTGGTGCGAACCGTTTTGCGCTATTGCGCATTGTTGTGCGAGTTTTCGGGCTATTGCAGTTTGAGCGATTTTGACGCCCCCGGCTGGCCGACATAAGGATTGTCGTCGATGCATGCGTGTCGTGACTTTTGGGGCACAAGTTGTTTGGGCAAATTCGATGAGTAAATTCGGTTGGGCGGGAATGGGATTGATCCTGTTCGCGTTAATGGGTGAGAACGCGTACTCGCAAGGCGTCATTATTTCTTCGGCGGGGCCGGTTCATCGAGGGATGGGCGGGGCATCAACCGCCGCACCGGTCACTGCCTTAGGTGCGCTCTACTGGAACCCCGCGACGATCAGCGGAATCCAGGGCTCGGAACTGGAGGTCGGGATCGACGTGCTTTTCACCCAGCACGAAGTGTCGTCCACCGTGGGGCCGTTTAGCGATACGACGGAAGCGGACCCAGGAACTTTTCCTGTGCCTAACTTTGGATTTGTTCACCGGATCGAAGATTCCCGATGGTCGCTGGGGCTCGGCGTCAACTCGGTCGGCGGTTTCAAAACAAACCTCACCTCGAGTTCGACCAATCCGGTTTTGATGCCGCAACCCAATGGACTGGGGCAGGTCAGTTCGGAAGCATCGTTTCTGCAGATTGCGCCCGTCGCTTGTTTTGAGGCTACGGAGCGTCTGTCCATTGCAGCCGGGCCGATCATCACGACGGCACAAGTTGGGATGCAGCCGTTCGTATTTGCATCCGCGAATGGCGATAGCACGTATTCCGACGGTCGGGCAACGCGTTACCACTGGGGTGGAGGTGCCCAAGCAGGGCTGTTTTACCTGTTGAGCGATAACTGGAATCTGGGGGCGTCGATCAAGAGCACCGCTTGGATGGAAACGTTTGAGTTTGATGGTGTCGACGAGAATGGTTTGCCGCGTGATTTGACCGCGAAAATTGACCTACCCATGATTGTGTCAATGGGAGCCGGCTATCTGGGCTGGGAAGATTGGTTGCTGGCGGCGGACCTTCGATTCATTGACTACAGCAATGCCGATGGCTTCGGTGACCGGGCGACTTACGACGGTACGGGGAAGCTGAACGGGCTGGATTGGAGCAGCGTTTTCGCCTTTGCTTTCGGGGCCCAGAAAGCAGTGACGGATCGTGCGTTCGTGCGGGTTGGCTATTCCTATAACCAGAATCCGATTCGAAATAGCGAGTCGTTTTACAACGTGGCGACGCCGCTGATCTACGAGCACATTCTTAGTTGCGGCGGATCATTCAAACTGAATGAGAAGCTGGCGATCAGCGCGGCCTATTCGCACTACTTTGAAAACACAAGAACGGGGCTGGTGGCGCCTCCGACCGGTGCGATCGCCGGATCGTCGGTGACCAATACGGTCTCGGCTGACTTCTTGAGCTTCGGCATCGTGATGCAGCAGTAAGCTTGGCGGCATGGCGCGAACACCAACAAAAAAAGCCCCTGCAAACAACTTGTTTGCAGGGGCTTTTTGCTTTAGCGGAGGACACGAGACTCGAACTCGCAGCCCCTTGCGGGGTACCTCAGTTCCAGTGAGGCCGCTCACCAATTCGCTTATCCTCCGGGTGCTTCCGATGGGTGAGTATCGGAAGTTTCGACAGTTTCTATTACCAGCTACTTTTTTGCAACCGGTGTAGGTTCATGTCTAGGCCAGTTTCGCTCCAGAGATCAACTTCAGGAAACCTTCATTGTCGTCAAAGCGACCGAGTTGTTTCGTCAGTTGTTCCATGGCGTCGACAGGGTGCATCTCGCTGAGAGTTCGCCGCAGCATCGAAACCGTTTCATAGGTTTCTTCGTCCAGCAGCAATTCTTCGCGACGTGTTCCCGACATTGAAATGTCGATCGCTGGATAGACTCGGCGGTCA
The Neorhodopirellula lusitana DNA segment above includes these coding regions:
- a CDS encoding OmpP1/FadL family transporter, which gives rise to MSKFGWAGMGLILFALMGENAYSQGVIISSAGPVHRGMGGASTAAPVTALGALYWNPATISGIQGSELEVGIDVLFTQHEVSSTVGPFSDTTEADPGTFPVPNFGFVHRIEDSRWSLGLGVNSVGGFKTNLTSSSTNPVLMPQPNGLGQVSSEASFLQIAPVACFEATERLSIAAGPIITTAQVGMQPFVFASANGDSTYSDGRATRYHWGGGAQAGLFYLLSDNWNLGASIKSTAWMETFEFDGVDENGLPRDLTAKIDLPMIVSMGAGYLGWEDWLLAADLRFIDYSNADGFGDRATYDGTGKLNGLDWSSVFAFAFGAQKAVTDRAFVRVGYSYNQNPIRNSESFYNVATPLIYEHILSCGGSFKLNEKLAISAAYSHYFENTRTGLVAPPTGAIAGSSVTNTVSADFLSFGIVMQQ